The genomic interval AACTTTATGTCAGGGGGGAAGCGAACGTTTATGATTAAAGCTACATAGCATGTGaatcatttttgaaaaggCTATGGCACAGTTTTGTGGATAGgaaatatcatattatattttggACGAGATAAATCAAGGTATCAATCAGTTTTCCTGATTGAGAACTATACTACCATGGCAAATAGAAAAAGTTGCCACGTAGATTATAGCTTTATCTTGACACCTATTCGGAGGAAGCTTCTGGTGTTGTATTGAATCAACGTTGATCACAGTAACCGATAGGAGGTTATTTGTAGATGGTTTGGTATCATGGGGGTGGGgtcaaaatcaagatttacCCCTGGCGCTTGCAAATGCGTGATGACGTGAAATTGGTTTTGCCGGGAGAATAGACGAAGtccttttcaaatttgagaCAACTACTCAAGATAGTATTGCAAGCAGAGAAAAACATAGTTGTAATTCTCATCTGAAAATGTGCACAGTAGCTTATGTGATAGGTTCAATTATTGAgtctttcaaatatagaatGGACAAGGAAGCTTTTCCTGACATTTCCGGTATTTCCCTACCAACGCCAACGCTATGCAAAAAAGACAATTCCTCATTAGACTTCCTATTTTACCCCAGCCACAAGCAGATCTAGCATACCCTTGACCTGCATCGCCTTTTGTGACCTTTCTACTTCTGCCTTCACACGTCGATGTAAAAACTTTATTTGGCGTTCTAATTCTGGCGATTCAGAGGTATACTCTGCGTATATGTCCAAGAGCAGCATAGCAGCATCAGTACATATAGGAACGTATCGAGGGTCGGTAATATGTTTGGACACCCATTTGAAGATAGGTTGTATTGTAGTCTCGTCACGCTTCTCGAATGCTGCTCGCATGGCACTTCTGTGTCGAAGAGCTGTGAGAAGTGTAAGAACAGTGACTGCAGGAAGGCCTTTCTGAAGTACACAATCTAGCGCTTGATGATATCGACCGAGTTGGAGTTCACGCTCCCATTCTGGGGCCTTTCGCTTTGTTGAACGCGCATTGCCCTCAATTACCACATCTGCTCCTTCTCCCATGAAATCCATTCCTCTGAGCCTCTTTTCTACTCCGCTAgtgtgttttcttttcttgttcttcttatCATATTCCTCTAATGTACCGTCGAGTAAAGCTTGCATCTCTTtcgctctttctctttctttcaccTTTTGCTGCCCTGATAGTCGTGTTTTGATAGATAAGACACCAGATTGCATACCTACAACCAAATGCTTGTCTTCGCGATTGGCACCAGAGCTAACGACGTTGACTGACAAAACAGGAGCTGAGTATTTGAGTCCAGTTACAACATTCCACCCCGTGGTCTCGAAAACCTTGACATGGCCATCCAAACCACCACTAACCAGTCTAGTAGCGTTTGATGCGAGGCACAACGAAGTAACAGTCTTTTGATGATTCTTGATGATGTGCAATGGCTTTCCAGCAACCAAATCAAGAACAGAGATTTGATTATCAGCTGCAGCAAGAACGGTTGTCCCTGAAGGCATAGGAAGTACAGTCTCAACTGGTGCAGCATGCTTGAAGGTCATAGCTGCTCTGGTTGGAACTCTGGGATCCCATAATCTGACAGTCTCATCGTAACTACCAGTCAAGATCATGTTCGACATCGATCCAGGCATGAATGCACCACTTCTAACATAATCGGTATGTCCAGTGAAAGTAGTTGTACTTTCTTGACTTGGCAGATCCCAAAGCTTAACAGTTCTATCGTCACTAGCACTCATGAGGGTTGTCAATTCTGTTGGCGAAAACTTTGTGGTCCAGACTGGCTGCTTATGCTCTTCC from Botrytis cinerea B05.10 chromosome 9, complete sequence carries:
- the Bcutp15 gene encoding Bcutp15, whose amino-acid sequence is MSAPVTGLPAVKLPTAPSPITPEQRYWKGFRSQQLIPSPTNYPITHISFPPPPTNALSPSGNDYFCVTTGTRLQIYSIRTRKLVKTITRFSDVAHSGEIRRDGRVMVAGDETGKIQVFDVNSRAILKTWEEHKQPVWTTKFSPTELTTLMSASDDRTVKLWDLPSQESTTTFTGHTDYVRSGAFMPGSMSNMILTGSYDETVRLWDPRVPTRAAMTFKHAAPVETVLPMPSGTTVLAAADNQISVLDLVAGKPLHIIKNHQKTVTSLCLASNATRLVSGGLDGHVKVFETTGWNVVTGLKYSAPVLSVNVVSSGANREDKHLVVGMQSGVLSIKTRLSGQQKVKERERAKEMQALLDGTLEEYDKKNKKRKHTSGVEKRLRGMDFMGEGADVVIEGNARSTKRKAPEWERELQLGRYHQALDCVLQKGLPAVTVLTLLTALRHRSAMRAAFEKRDETTIQPIFKWVSKHITDPRYVPICTDAAMLLLDIYAEYTSESPELERQIKFLHRRVKAEVERSQKAMQVKGMLDLLVAGVK